The segment CTGGGGCGCTTCGGCGGGGCGCTGCTCGTGTCCGCCACCGCGTTCTCCGCGTCCACGCTGGGCATGCTGCTGGCGCCCCTCGTCACCGTGGTCGACCCGGAGCGGCTTGGGCGGACGGACGTCGCCGCCTACCTGTGGGCGCTGCTGGTGATGGGCCTGCCGAACCTGCTCATCGCCGGGACGATCGTATTCGCCGTCGCGGCGCTCACGCGCAGCACGCTCGCCAGCTACGTGGGCGGTGTCTTCGTCTACGCCCTGTACTTCGTCTGCGCCGTACTCGTCCACTCGCCCCTGCTCGCCGGCGGCGCCCCCGTCTCCGCCGAGGCGCTGGCTCGCGCGGCGCTGATCGACCCCTTCGGCATCTCCGCCCTCTTCGAGCAGACGCGCTACTGGACGCCGGAGATGCGCGACACGCGGCTCCTGTCGCTCTCCGGCCGCTTCCTGCTGAACCGCGTCCTGTGGATGGCGGTCTCCGCCGCGATCCTCGCCGTCGTGCACCGCCGGTTCGCCCTGCGCGTGGCCACCGGCGCGAAGACGAAGATGCGGACCAGGAAGGATGCGGACGATGCGCCCGCGTCCGTGGCCGTCTACCGTCCCGTCGCCGTGAGCGGCCGCGGCGCGCGGTGGCGGGCGCTCGCATCCGCCACGCGGGTGCAGCTCGCGCACGTGCTGCGCAGCAAGCCGTTCCTGGCGCTGATGGCGCTGTGGGCGTGCGTGGCGTGGGCGAACTTCGCCGGCGGGACGGAGAGCGCGGAGTACGCCACGCGGCTCTATCCCACCACGGGCATCCTGCTCGGCATCGCCCGCTCGCCGCTGTCCGGGCTGGGCACCATCGTGCTCATCTACTTCAGCGCCGAGCTGGCGTGGCGCGACCGCTCCGCCCACCTGGCCGAGATCCTGGACGCGACGCCCACCGACAGCGCCGTATTCTATCTCGCCCGCCTGGCGGCGCTCGCCCTCACCGCCATCGTGATGACGGCGGCGACGCTGATCGTCGCGGTCGCGTTCCAGCTCTCGCGCGGCTACGTGCATCCGGAGCCGGGGCAGCTCGCAGCGTTCCTCGTCTCCGCCGGGCTGCCGCTGGTGCTCTTCGCAGTGGCCGCGCTGCTCGCGCAGACGCTGAGTCCCAACCGCTACGTAGCGATGATGGCGGCGCTGCTGCTGGCCATCGTCGCGCAGCAGGGGCCGGCGATTGGGCTGGAGCACCACCTGCTGCGCTTCGCCGCCGGGCCGCAGGCCGCGCACTCGGACATGGCGGGCGGCGGCCAGGTCGCGGACTCGTTCCGGTGGATGATGCTGTACTGGACCGCCTTCGCCGCCCTGCTCGCCTTCGCGACGGTGGGTGCGTGGCGGCGCGGGACCGTCGCTCCGCTGGGCCGCCGGCTCGCGTCCGTGCCGCGCCGGCTCGGGCGACGGGGGATGGCGGGCGCCGCGGCGTGCCTGCTCCTCTTCCTCGCCACCGGCGCGTTCGTCTTCCGCGGCACCAACGTGGTCAACGCGTACGAGACGGGCGAAGACGCGGCCGAGTGGCGCGCCGGCTACGAGCGCGCGTACCGCCGCATCGCCGACGCGCCCCAGCCCGCGATCACGTCCATCCGCGCGGACGTGGACCTGTACCCGCGCGAGCGGCGCTTCGACGTGCGCGGCACGTTCGGGCTGGAGAACCGCACGTCGCGCGCGGTCGACACCGTGTGGGTCGGCCTCCCGCAGGAGTTGGCGCGCGCGGACGTCTCGGTCGCGGGCGCGGACGCCGTCGTGCGCGACGAGCGGTTCGGGATGCGCGGCTTCCGCATGCGCCGGCCGCTGGCGCCGGGCGCGCGGGCGGAGATGTCGTACCGCATCTCCGTGGCGGAGCGCGGGATACGCACGTCCGGCTTCGACCTCTCCATCGCCGACAACGGCTCGTTCGTCACCCACCTGCGCGCCTTCTCCACGCTCGGCTACCGGCGCGGCTACGAGCTGTCCGACCCGGCCGAGCGCCGCCGCCACCACCTGCAGCCGCGCGAGGAGCTGCCCGCCTCCGGCCTCGCCGAGGCGATGGACGACGAGGCGGGCGACCGCGCCACCTTCGCCGCCACCGTCTCCACCGACGCGGACCAGACCGCCGTCGCGCCGGGAGAGCTGCGGGCGACGTGGACGCGCGGGGGCCGGCGCTACTTCCGCTACGCGTCCGAGGGGCCCATCAACCGGCAGGCCGCCTTCGCATCCGCACGCTACTCGGTGCGGCGGGAGATGCACGGCGGCGTGTCGGTAGAGGTGTACTTCCACCCCGGCCACGCGCAGAACGTGGAGCGGATGATGCGCGCCGCCACGGTGTCGCTGGACGACTTCGGCCGGGCGTTCGGGCCGTATCCGCACCGCTCGCTGCGCATCGTGGAGGTGCCGCCGTACTGGGGGTTCGGCGCGTTCGCCATGCCCGGCGTGATCTGGGTCACGGAGGACCGCGGCTTCCTCACCGACGCGCGCGACACCACGGCGCTCGACCTGGTGACGCGGCGCGTGGCGCACGAGGTGGGGCACCAGTGGTGGGCGCAGCAGGTCAACCCCGGCGCCGGCCCGGGCTCCACCTTCGTGACCGAGTCGCTGGCCAAGTATTCCGAGCAGATGGTGCTCCGCCACCTGCGCGGCGAGGGCCAGGTCGCCCGCCTCCGTGAGTTCGACCTCCAGCGCTACCTGCTGGGCCGCGCGCAGCAGAAGGAGCCCGAGCACCCGCTCGCCGCCGCGGAGGGCGAGCCGTACCTGTACTATGGCAAAGGCGCCATCGTCATGGCCGCCATCCGCGACGCGATGGGCGAGCCCGCGATGAACCG is part of the Longimicrobiaceae bacterium genome and harbors:
- a CDS encoding M1 family aminopeptidase, whose amino-acid sequence is MSGVLAGIVRFEWRYGTRQVAFAAVAVLFAAMGFALVATGYGPAEVNVNSPFAAMQATGLLSLPAIFVLTVFCTGAVQRDTEHRMAEIVFGTPVGKTRYLLGRFGGALLVSATAFSASTLGMLLAPLVTVVDPERLGRTDVAAYLWALLVMGLPNLLIAGTIVFAVAALTRSTLASYVGGVFVYALYFVCAVLVHSPLLAGGAPVSAEALARAALIDPFGISALFEQTRYWTPEMRDTRLLSLSGRFLLNRVLWMAVSAAILAVVHRRFALRVATGAKTKMRTRKDADDAPASVAVYRPVAVSGRGARWRALASATRVQLAHVLRSKPFLALMALWACVAWANFAGGTESAEYATRLYPTTGILLGIARSPLSGLGTIVLIYFSAELAWRDRSAHLAEILDATPTDSAVFYLARLAALALTAIVMTAATLIVAVAFQLSRGYVHPEPGQLAAFLVSAGLPLVLFAVAALLAQTLSPNRYVAMMAALLLAIVAQQGPAIGLEHHLLRFAAGPQAAHSDMAGGGQVADSFRWMMLYWTAFAALLAFATVGAWRRGTVAPLGRRLASVPRRLGRRGMAGAAACLLLFLATGAFVFRGTNVVNAYETGEDAAEWRAGYERAYRRIADAPQPAITSIRADVDLYPRERRFDVRGTFGLENRTSRAVDTVWVGLPQELARADVSVAGADAVVRDERFGMRGFRMRRPLAPGARAEMSYRISVAERGIRTSGFDLSIADNGSFVTHLRAFSTLGYRRGYELSDPAERRRHHLQPREELPASGLAEAMDDEAGDRATFAATVSTDADQTAVAPGELRATWTRGGRRYFRYASEGPINRQAAFASARYSVRREMHGGVSVEVYFHPGHAQNVERMMRAATVSLDDFGRAFGPYPHRSLRIVEVPPYWGFGAFAMPGVIWVTEDRGFLTDARDTTALDLVTRRVAHEVGHQWWAQQVNPGAGPGSTFVTESLAKYSEQMVLRHLRGEGQVARLREFDLQRYLLGRAQQKEPEHPLAAAEGEPYLYYGKGAIVMAAIRDAMGEPAMNRALARFVREHAYPRPSPPSEDLIATLQAEAPPEARPLIGQWTREVVTYDLAVTSATYQRLPDGRYLVTARIRASKTARRGPADVPLPMDEMLDIAAYAAGSSIPNAPPLYLAKHRIRGPGTEVSFVVMGKPVTVMIDPRNLRVELDRAENARDPVSWSGRATR